The following nucleotide sequence is from Streptomyces xiamenensis.
GGTGCCGTTCGCGGACCTGGTGCTGGCGATCGTGCGCCGCACCTGGAACGGGCATTCGCCGTTCGCCGCCGACCGGGGGCATCTGCACCACCGGCTGCTGGAGATCGGCCACTCGCACCGCCGCGCGGTGCTGGTCATGTACTTCTGGTCGGGCCTGATCGCCTTCGGTGTGGTGGGGTTCTCGGTGCAGGGGGTCGGCGCGTGGATCGTGCCGGGTGTGGTGGGGCTGAGCGCGCTCGGGCTGATCGTGCTGCTGCTGCCCCGGTTCCCGCTCAAGCCGCCCGCGCGGTGGCGGCGTCCGGAGCCGGCGGGTGCCCTCTCACCGGCCCCCCGGGGTGGCGAGGGCGACGCCGGTGCCGCGGTGGGGGGTCCCCAGGCGCCGGGCACGGAACCGGCCGGCGAGGGCTCCGCGGTGGCCACGGCGACCCGTGAGCACGGTCTCAACGGGGCCACCGCGGTGGGCGAGCGGCAGCGTTTCGCGCTGCGCCGCAAGATCGATACCAGGTTTTGACCCAACACAGACGTGGTCAAGTGACGGGCGCCCGATTCACCCACTTGTGTGAGGCCCTACACACGAAATGAGTAAAGACCTCATCAAAAAGTTTGTGATAGCGTTCACGAGTACTCGGCCCGAGCACTCCGTGTCCGGGACGGGTCGTTCGCTCACTCGTCAATGACGACAGTCCCTGAAGCCCCCGCCGGAGAACATTTCCATGCAGTCCAACGACGCCCGGATACTCCGAGGCGCCGCGGTTCCCACTGCCGTGGCCGGAGTGCTGGCCACCGCGACAGGAGCCTTTCTCTCCGGGGCGGAGGGCGCGTACAGCGTCGCCCTGGGGGTCTTCATCGCCGCCGCCTTCTTCGCTCTGGGGCTGCTGGCCCTGGGCTATGTCAACCACCGCTGGCCCGAGTTGTTCTTCGGCGCCGCCATGGTGATATACACCTCGCAGATGGGCGTGCTGTTCGTGGTGCTCATACTGCTCCGGGACGCGGCCTTCCTGCACGGGCGGGCCTTCGCGGCGGGAGTGCTGGTCGGAACGGCCGTGTGGCTGGCCGGGCAGGTGCGCGCGCACATGAATCTCAAGATCCTTTACGTGGTACCGGAATCCTCCTCGTCGTCATCCGGCGGTCCGATGTGATCTCCGGTGCCGTACGGCAGTCCGGTCAAACCGGGGGCGGCATACGGGCTGTCATCGTGGACTGCTATCGTCCCTCGCCGAGAGCTGAGTGGATCGCGGTGTACCGGCTGTGCGGGACAGCCGAGCACTTCGCCCTGAATCCCGCCGGACCGCGCGGACCCCGCCGGACCGGTCTCTCTCCCGTCCCCACCAGTCCAGTGCCGTCCTGTGGCCTGCGGTCACGCCGACACACCGAGGTTGCCGTATCCATGCGTCACGCCGAAGGAGCTCACGGTGATGAATGACCAGGTGCTCGCCTTCGAGACCGACTGTCACCTTTTCCAGGAATGCGGCTTCCCCGCTCCGTCCGTGTGGTCGTTCATCTTCGATCCGCTCTTCAGCGTCGGGCCGATCGATTTCAACAAGGCCATGCTGCTCGCGCTGCTCGGCACCGTGGCGATCCTCTCCTTCTTCTGGGCGGCCTTCGCCCGGCCGAAGGTCGTGCCCGGCAAGCTGCAGATGGTGGCGGAGGCGGGCTACGACTTCGTCCGCAAGGGCGTCGCCCGCGAGATCATGGGCAAGAAGGGCGAGCCGTACGTTCCGCTGCTGGTCTCGCTGTTCTTCTTCGTCTGGGTCATGAACCTGTGGGCGGTCGTGCCGCTCGCGCAGTTCCCGGTGACCTCGGCCATCGCGTTCCCCGCCGGTCTCGCCGTCGTGGTGTGGGTCACCTACATGACGGTGACCTTCAAGACGAACGGTTTCGTCGGCGGCCTGCGCAATCTGTGTGTGCCCAGTGGGCTGCCCAAGGGGATCTACGTGATCCTCACGCCCATTGAGTTCATCTCCAACGTCTTTCTGCGGCCCTTCACGATGGCGGTCCGGCTCTTCGCGAACATGTTCGCGGGCCACCTGCTGCTGCTGCTGTTCATCATCGGCACCTGGTACACGCTGGGCACCGTCGTCGGCACGTTCTACTCGATCACGTCGTTCGCCCTGGCGCTGGTCCTCACGGTCTTCGAGATGTTCATCCAGGCCCTGCAGGCCTACGTGTTCGTCGTGCTGACCGCCACCTACCTCTCCCAGGCGCTCGAAGAAGCGCACTGAGAGCACACAGACCCTCACGACCGACCGCATGACACCGGTGGACACACCTCCGCCGGCCCACCACAGAGAAGGAACCAACGGACATGTCCGCAGCTTTCGACACCCTCGCCGCCGTCAACGGCAACATCAACACCATCGGCTTCGGTATCGCGGCGATCGGCCCCGGTGTCGGCGTCGGTATCGTCTTCGGTAACGGTGTCCAGGCGATCGCCCGCCAGCCCGAGGCCGCCGGCCTCATCCGGCAGAACATGCTGCTGGGCTTCGCCGTCATCGAGGCGCTGGCGCTGATGGGCTTCGTGCTGGCGTTCGCCCTCAGCTGAGCGTCCCATCGAAGCCCTTACCGACGAGAGGTCCACAATCATGATCAACATGGCTGCCGAGGGGCCCCAGAGCCCCTTGCTGCCGGTGTGGCCCGAGGTCTTCATCGGACTGTTCTGCTTCGGCATCATCTTCTTCGCCTTCTACAAGAAGCTCCTCCCCTCCATCAACAAGGTGCTGGACGAGCGTCGCGAGGCGATTGAAGGCGGCATGGAGAAGGCCGAGGCCACCCAGGCCGAGGCCCGCCAGACGCTGGAGAGCTACAAGGAGCAGCTGGCCGAGGCGCGTCACGACGCCGCCCGGCTGCGCCAGGAGGCCAAGGAGCAGGGCGCCGCGCTCATCGCCGAGATGCGCGAGGAGGGCCAGCGCCAGCGCGAGGAGATCATCGCCGCGGGTCACGCCCAGATCGCGGCGGACCGCAAGCAGGCCTCCGAACTGCTGCGCCAGGACGTCGGACGGCTCGCGACCGAGCTGGCCGGCCGGCTGGTCGGCGAGGCGCTGGAGGACAACGCCCGGCAGAGCCGTACCATCGACCGCTTCCTGGAGGAGCTGGAGGGCAAGGCCGCCGCGGCTCCCTCCGGTGACGCCGCCGGAGCCGCGCGGTGATCGGCGCCAGCCGGGAGGCCCTGGAGGGCGGCCGGGAGCGGCTGAACGTACTGACCGACAGTACGGCCACCGATCCCGCCGCCCTGGCCGAAGACCTGGCCGCCGTCACCGTGCTGCTGAACCGCGAGGTCTCCCTGCGCCGTGTCCTCACCGACCCGGCCCAGCCGGGCGAGGGCAAGGCCGACCTGGTGACCCGCCTGCTGAGCGGTCAGGTCGGCGGGCCCACCGTCGACCTGGTGTCCGGCCTGGTGCGGTCCCGCTGGTCCGCCTCCCGGGACCTGGTGGACGCGGTCGAGGAGCTGGCGGACTCCGCCGACCTCATCGCGGCCGACCGGGCGGGCACCCTGGACACGGTCGAGGACGAGCTCTTCCGGTTCAGCCGGATCCTGTCCGGCTCCCCGGAGCTGCGCGCCGCGATCGGCACGAAGGACGAGCGGTCCCTCACGGCCAAGAAGGAGCTGGTGCGCCGGCTGCTGGGCGGCCGGGCCGACCAGGTCACCGAGCGGCTGATCATCCGCCTCGTGGAACATCCGCGGGGACGTAGCCTGGACCAGGGGCTGGAGGCGCTGTACACGCTCGCCGCCGCCCGCCGCAACCGTTCGGTCGCGGTCGTCACCTCGGCGGTGCCGCTGAGCGACGCCCAGCGGGACCGGCTCGGCCGGGCGCTGGCGAAGCTCTACGGACGCGAGGTCCAGCTGAACCTCGACGTCGACCCGGCGGTCCTCGGCGGGATCTCGATCCGGATCGGGGACGAGGCCATCCAGGGCACCGTCGCCGACCGTCTGGACGAGGTCACCCGGCGGCTGGGCGGCTGACTCCGCCGCGGGCGCCCCGCGCCCGTGGCACACCACCAACTCAAGAAGCATGACGAGCGGCCCGAGTTGGGCCGTAGCGCACGAACTTACGGGCCCAACAAGGAGAGCAGGGAACCCAGATGGCGGAGCTCACGATCCGGCCGGATGAGATCCGGAGCGCACTGGAGGATTTCGTCCAGTCGTACACCCCGGA
It contains:
- the atpB gene encoding F0F1 ATP synthase subunit A; the protein is MNDQVLAFETDCHLFQECGFPAPSVWSFIFDPLFSVGPIDFNKAMLLALLGTVAILSFFWAAFARPKVVPGKLQMVAEAGYDFVRKGVAREIMGKKGEPYVPLLVSLFFFVWVMNLWAVVPLAQFPVTSAIAFPAGLAVVVWVTYMTVTFKTNGFVGGLRNLCVPSGLPKGIYVILTPIEFISNVFLRPFTMAVRLFANMFAGHLLLLLFIIGTWYTLGTVVGTFYSITSFALALVLTVFEMFIQALQAYVFVVLTATYLSQALEEAH
- the atpE gene encoding ATP synthase F0 subunit C, whose product is MSAAFDTLAAVNGNINTIGFGIAAIGPGVGVGIVFGNGVQAIARQPEAAGLIRQNMLLGFAVIEALALMGFVLAFALS
- a CDS encoding F0F1 ATP synthase subunit B translates to MINMAAEGPQSPLLPVWPEVFIGLFCFGIIFFAFYKKLLPSINKVLDERREAIEGGMEKAEATQAEARQTLESYKEQLAEARHDAARLRQEAKEQGAALIAEMREEGQRQREEIIAAGHAQIAADRKQASELLRQDVGRLATELAGRLVGEALEDNARQSRTIDRFLEELEGKAAAAPSGDAAGAAR
- a CDS encoding F0F1 ATP synthase subunit delta is translated as MIGASREALEGGRERLNVLTDSTATDPAALAEDLAAVTVLLNREVSLRRVLTDPAQPGEGKADLVTRLLSGQVGGPTVDLVSGLVRSRWSASRDLVDAVEELADSADLIAADRAGTLDTVEDELFRFSRILSGSPELRAAIGTKDERSLTAKKELVRRLLGGRADQVTERLIIRLVEHPRGRSLDQGLEALYTLAAARRNRSVAVVTSAVPLSDAQRDRLGRALAKLYGREVQLNLDVDPAVLGGISIRIGDEAIQGTVADRLDEVTRRLGG